In Arthrobacter citreus, a single genomic region encodes these proteins:
- the spxA gene encoding transcriptional regulator Spx: MVNLYLTPSCTSCRKAKAWLDEHNIEYSVKNIMNESLTLEEIKSILRMTETGTDEIISNKSKTFQELNINIESLPLNELYQLIINNPKMLRMPIIQDEKRLQIGYNEEEIRSFLPRKLRTVSFNKLQKVANS, from the coding sequence ATGGTGAATCTATACTTAACACCAAGTTGTACATCATGTCGTAAAGCAAAAGCATGGTTAGATGAACATAATATTGAATATAGTGTTAAAAATATTATGAATGAATCACTTACACTTGAGGAGATTAAATCTATTCTACGCATGACAGAAACTGGAACGGACGAAATTATATCGAATAAATCAAAAACGTTCCAAGAATTAAATATAAATATTGAATCGCTACCACTTAATGAATTATATCAATTAATCATAAACAATCCAAAAATGCTGCGCATGCCAATAATCCAAGACGAAAAAAGATTACAGATTGGTTATAATGAAGAAGAAATTCGGAGTTTTCTTCCTCGTAAGCTACGAACAGTCTCATTCAATAAGTTACAAAAAGTAGCTAATTCATAA
- a CDS encoding Rrf2 family transcriptional regulator has protein sequence MNSDFTLAIHSLTYLALQPDRMSTSDAISESACVHAVRIRKVLSLLKKHGFIKSKEGTGGGFIFATDLNEVNLWDIYLITSEGALQPKCPESNEKCVVGANMQNVLFNIFLGAEEHLGGYLKQYTIKDIIDHIKYEK, from the coding sequence ATGAATAGTGATTTCACTCTTGCCATTCATAGTTTAACGTATCTCGCGCTGCAGCCTGATCGGATGTCTACAAGTGATGCAATATCAGAGAGTGCCTGTGTTCATGCTGTACGTATTCGAAAAGTGCTTAGTTTGTTAAAAAAGCATGGATTTATAAAATCGAAAGAAGGAACTGGTGGTGGATTTATATTTGCCACTGATTTAAATGAAGTGAATCTTTGGGATATTTATTTGATCACTTCTGAGGGTGCATTGCAGCCAAAGTGCCCTGAATCAAATGAAAAGTGTGTTGTTGGGGCAAACATGCAAAATGTTCTTTTTAATATTTTCTTAGGCGCAGAAGAACATCTTGGAGGATATCTAAAGCAATACACTATTAAAGACATTATCGATCATATCAAATATGAGAAGTGA
- a CDS encoding IDEAL domain-containing protein, with the protein MNLNIDTILKTGDWVKGISMGGELVIGFIESFTIQDEIVKVNVITSDNEKTVGKTINMLNKNVKKLPDSKVTNKEQISFLIDLALSTGDEEWFEELSSQLKSMRQLVSGLK; encoded by the coding sequence ATGAATTTAAATATTGATACAATTTTAAAAACAGGAGACTGGGTTAAAGGTATTTCAATGGGTGGAGAGTTAGTAATTGGTTTTATTGAATCCTTTACGATTCAAGATGAAATAGTAAAGGTAAATGTAATAACCTCAGATAATGAAAAGACTGTTGGGAAAACAATTAACATGCTAAATAAAAACGTAAAGAAATTGCCAGATTCGAAAGTGACAAACAAAGAACAAATTTCCTTTCTAATTGACTTAGCCCTTTCAACTGGGGACGAGGAGTGGTTTGAGGAGTTATCATCTCAGTTAAAATCCATGAGACAACTTGTTAGTGGATTAAAATAG